Within the Beduinella massiliensis genome, the region TCCCCAGACGGGCCGCACGGCCGTCGTTTCAGACGGCAGCGTCAGGGTTAAAAGGCTGCCCGCAGCGCCCCGCTGGTTCAGGTAAACCGTCCGTCCGTCCAGTTCGGCTTTTCCTTTCAGCCCGCCAGTCTGGGCGCAGGACAAGCCCAGACGCTCGCGCAGCACGGCGCGCAGTGTCAAGGATTCGTCCTCCGGCCGCAGGCGGTAGCGCAGCGTCAACATAGGCGCCCCCTCCCGATCTTGGACATTCAGCGTGCAGCTACGCGAACAACCGAATTTCAGCGTTGGGAAAGGTCGATCCAGTACCTTTCGAGATGCACCTGGCCCTTCGGCTCAAACACGGTGGATTCGTAAACGCCGCCGTTTGCCATGATCGCCTTTTTGCTGCCGATATTCGCGTCGATACAGGTGATCAGCACCCTTTCAAGGCCGATTTCCCTGCAAAACGGCAGGCTGTCTTGCAGCATTTGGGTCGCATAGCCCTTCCTGCGTTCAGAAGGACGAACCGAATAGCCGATGTGCCCCCCGTATATCCGCAGAAAGTCGTTGAAGCAATGTCTGGCCTGAATCATCCCGACGATTCTGCCGTCCTTCTCCCGCACATAGATGAACTGCGTCGATGGCACGCCATTCGCGGGAACCGTCTCTTTTCGCGCCATCTTCTCGACCTGAGCGAGCCAATCCACCGGATTCTCCATCCGCTTTAGGGAACCGCAGCCGTCCAAGGAGCTTCCATCCTCCAAAAACGCCCGGCGGTACGACGCGATCTCTGCGGAAAAAGCGGCGTTGGGTTTTATCAAAGTTAACCGTTCCATCCTCCACCTCTTAGACCGGTTTCTGCGGTTTTATTCCATCGTTTGAAGCAAATTATAGCATATCCCGCTGGAAATGACAAACCTGCGCGCGGCCGGTCGTGTTATCCCTTTGGGAAACGAAAAAAGAGGGACCGGCATCGTCCCTCCTCTGGCCATTGGCAAAACCGATGGCCCCGTGCAGAATAAAGGGAAAGGCTTCTCTTCGTACATTTCCCCTCCCATGACAGCACTTCGTCGATCATCCGTTTCCCAAACGGACATTACAGCCTGTCAAATCCCTTCTGAATGCACAGTTCCGCGCGTTCCTTCGCCTTGCCGCCCAGCGCCTTCTGCTCCGCGAGAAACGACGGGTGCGCCGCGAAGAAGTCGTGCATAAAGCGATTCGGGTCGTTCATGAAGGACAGCACCATGGAAAGCTGCTCTTCCGTCACGACGCCCAAGCGGTGTGCCGTCTCGAAGAGCGAAGGCTCGATCTTCACCAGCGTCGTCAGCGGGATGCCCGCGTTTGCCAGAACCTCTCGTCCGCCCTGATCGCGGTCCACGACCGCGACGCTCGCCGCGATCTTCGCCCCCAGCGCCTCGACCGCCGGAATCCACGCCCGCACGTAGCTGGAGGCTTCCGTCACCAGATCGGCGACGTGCAGTGCGCACTTGCCGGTCAGCTCCGCCTCCGACGCCCTGCATGAGGTTTCAAAGCCCGCCTCGTCGTACACGGTTTCCATGTCCTTAAAAATGGAGACATGCGGCTTGCCCAGCCTGTCCGCGATGAGCAGAGAGAAGAAGAAGTCGCGACGTTCGCCGCCCGAGACGAAATCAAATTCCATAGCGCGCGCCGCCTCCACCATCTGGTTCATCAGACGGCGATAGATCTCATTTTCTGCATATTGACGGCGTACGTGCGCAAGCACCGTGCGCGCGAACGCAAGGCGGTCGCCCGCCGCCGCCTGCTCGATGACGGAAAGGAGCTCTTCCGCCGCCCGCTGGCTGCCGTAAAGAAAGTGCGTGTTGATGTAAAACGGCCCCAGCTTGCCGGAGGTGTACCAGAAGGGCGCTCCCTCCGGGCAGACGCGCACGGCCTTGGTTTCAAAGAGCCAGGAAAGAACCGAATCGCTCATGAAAAAGCCTCCTTAACGTGTAAAAATTATCTGTCTTCCCTGAAGTAAGCGGTGCCCAGGCTCTGCGGAGGCTGGTTTTCGCGCTTCTTGCGCAGCGACGCGAGGACAAGCACCACGATCGTCACCACATAGGGCAGCATTTTGAAGATTTCCTGCATGCTGCGCCCAAGACCCGCGATGTAAAGGTAAAGGATATACAGACCGCCGAAGAGGATCGAACCCCAGATCGCCTTGACCGGCTTCCACTGAGCAAAGATGACCAGCGCCACCGCCAGCCATCCGCGGTCGCCGAAGCCGTTGTTCGTCCACGTGCCGCCGGAGTACTCCATCACGAAGTACAGACCGCCCAGGCCCGCGATGCCGCCGCCGATGCACGTCGCCAGGTACTTGTAGCGCGTGACGTTCACGCCCGCCGCATCCGCGGTGCCAGGGTTTTCGCCGACCGCACGCAGGTTGAGCCCCTGGCGGGTCTTATTCAAAAACCAGCTGAGCACCACGGCCACGACGAGGCTGAGGTAGGTCAAAAAGCCGTAGGAAAAGAGGATGTCGCCGAGGACCGGAATGTCGCTGAGGAAGGGAATCTTCGCGCGGTAGGCGCCCGCGGTGACCGCAACGGAAATCTGGCCCACGCCGCCCGCCAGTCTGGAGAGCGAGCCGCCGAAGAAGTTGCCAAAGCCTACGCCGAACGTCGTCAGCGCGAGGCCCGTCACGTTCTGGTTTGCGCGCAGGGAGATCGTCAGCACGCTGTAGATCAGCCCGCCAAGCGCTGCGCAGAGGAATGCGCAGACGAAGGAGATCAGAAAACCGACGAATGCATTCGGCACGGCCGCGGCCTTTTCGTACAGGAACGCGCCGATCAGACCCGCAATGCCGCCCATGTACATCATGCCCGGCACGCCGAGATTAAGGTTTCCGCTCTTTTCCGTCAGGATTTCGCCCGAGGCGCCGAACAGAATGCCGATGCCCTGCGCAATGGCCTTTTGAATAAAGATCAGGATCGTATTCATCCCTTGATCTCCTTTCTGCCGTGGCGGCGCAGGCTCACCTTGTAGTTGATGAAGAATTCACAGCCCAGGATGAAGAACAGGATGATGCCCGTCAGCACGTCCGAGGCGTTCTCGTTGAGGTTGAACTGCGAGGCGATCTGAA harbors:
- a CDS encoding GNAT family N-acetyltransferase, which gives rise to MERLTLIKPNAAFSAEIASYRRAFLEDGSSLDGCGSLKRMENPVDWLAQVEKMARKETVPANGVPSTQFIYVREKDGRIVGMIQARHCFNDFLRIYGGHIGYSVRPSERRKGYATQMLQDSLPFCREIGLERVLITCIDANIGSKKAIMANGGVYESTVFEPKGQVHLERYWIDLSQR
- a CDS encoding orotate phosphoribosyltransferase, with amino-acid sequence MSDSVLSWLFETKAVRVCPEGAPFWYTSGKLGPFYINTHFLYGSQRAAEELLSVIEQAAAGDRLAFARTVLAHVRRQYAENEIYRRLMNQMVEAARAMEFDFVSGGERRDFFFSLLIADRLGKPHVSIFKDMETVYDEAGFETSCRASEAELTGKCALHVADLVTEASSYVRAWIPAVEALGAKIAASVAVVDRDQGGREVLANAGIPLTTLVKIEPSLFETAHRLGVVTEEQLSMVLSFMNDPNRFMHDFFAAHPSFLAEQKALGGKAKERAELCIQKGFDRL
- a CDS encoding ABC transporter permease subunit, which encodes MNTILIFIQKAIAQGIGILFGASGEILTEKSGNLNLGVPGMMYMGGIAGLIGAFLYEKAAAVPNAFVGFLISFVCAFLCAALGGLIYSVLTISLRANQNVTGLALTTFGVGFGNFFGGSLSRLAGGVGQISVAVTAGAYRAKIPFLSDIPVLGDILFSYGFLTYLSLVVAVVLSWFLNKTRQGLNLRAVGENPGTADAAGVNVTRYKYLATCIGGGIAGLGGLYFVMEYSGGTWTNNGFGDRGWLAVALVIFAQWKPVKAIWGSILFGGLYILYLYIAGLGRSMQEIFKMLPYVVTIVVLVLASLRKKRENQPPQSLGTAYFREDR